One region of Drosophila kikkawai strain 14028-0561.14 chromosome 2R, DkikHiC1v2, whole genome shotgun sequence genomic DNA includes:
- the LOC108076250 gene encoding putative inorganic phosphate cotransporter, whose protein sequence is MTHKPCKGPRLGVRHLQSFLLFLGLTVMHIARLNVSVAIVAMTNAATTNPNFPEFDWNEKHKSYILSSFYWGYILTLCPGSFLCRRYGAKVVLFVACFGTAVFSLMTPWCISWGGWQVFCAIRIVQGLFQGVIFPCVTEHLAMWSPPEERNRLGAFSYTGTDCGTVLAMFISGMIAKGAMGWPGISYVSGSLCAAWCFLWLIFAANNATESRFIGEEECKYIESSLEHNEDFHERSIPIPWRAIWTSVPFLALLVARCSETYGLSTLQAEIPSYMNGVLNMDIQSNAVFSSLPFLAMWLLSYVYLIAADVLLKKKFLSLTSVRKLFNTLSFWIPAGCLIGIGFLNEDHKKLAIILMTVSVGINSGATIGSSLNSIDLSPNHAGILIGLSNTVANVIPILTPLIAGVIVADKHNRGQWQIVFGLAAVIFFIGNVVFVIWGTAKAQPWDADDYLKPKDAESAASEKKKEKTPPAEIAPPIDPVLEQQITWPERYTARVME, encoded by the exons ATGACCCACAAACCGTGCAAGGGCCCTCGCCTGGGCGTCCGTCACCTGCAATCGTTTCTGCTCTTCCTCGGACTCACCGTGATGCACATCGCCCGGCTGAACGTGAGCGTGGCCATTGTGGCCATGACCAATGCGGCCACCACGAATCCCAATTTTCCG GAATTCGACTGGAATGAGAAGCACAAATCCTACATCCTCTCCAGCTTCTATTGGGGCTACATCCTGACCCTCTGTCCTGGCAGCTTCCTGTGCCGTCGCTACGGCGCCAAGGTGGTCTTGTTTGTGGCCTGCTTCGGCACCGCCGTCTTTAGCCTGATGACTCCCTGGTGCATTTCCTGGGGCGGATGGCAGGTGTTTTGCGCCATTCGCATAGTCCAGGGCTTGTTCCAAGGCGTAATATTCCCGTGCGTCACCGAGCACTTGGCCATGTGGTCACCGCCGGAGGAAAGGAATCGCCTGGGTGCCTTCAGCTACACGGGCACGGATTGCGGCACTGTGCTGGCCATGTTCATCAGTGGCATGATTGCCAAGGGAGCCATGGGCTGGCCCGGAATTTCCTATGTCTCTGGGTCACTCTGCGCCGCCTGGTGCTTCTTGTGGCTCAtctttgcggccaataatgcCACGGAATCGCGGTTCATTGGCGAGGAGGAGTGCAAGTACATTGAATCCTCGCTCGAGCATAACGAGGACTTCCACGAGCGAAGCATACCCATTCCGTGGAGGGCTATCTGGACCTCGGTGCCCTTCCTGGCGCTCCTGGTGGCTCGCTGCTCGGAAACCTACGGCCTGAGTACCCTGCAGGCGGAGATACCCTCGTACATGAACGGAGTCCTCAACATGGACATCCAGAGCAACGCCGTGTTCTCATCACTGCCCTTCCTGGCCATGTGGCTGCTATCCTATGTCTACCTCATAGCCGCCGATGTCCTGCTAAAGAAGAAGTTCCTGTCGCTGACCTCGGTGCGGAAGCTCTTCAACACCCTCTCCTTCTGGATCCCCGCTGGCTGTTTGATTGGTATCGGCTTCCTCAACGAGGACCACAAAaagttggccatcatcctgaTGACTGTGTCGGTGGGCATTAATAGCGGAGCCACCATTGGCAGCTCCCTGAACTCCATCGATCTGTCGCCGAATCATGCAGGCATTCTGATTGGATTGAGCAACACGGTGGCGAACGTTATTCCCATCCTCACACCACTGATTGCCGGAGTGATCGTGGCCGATAAG CACAATCGCGGCCAGTGGCAGATCGTCTTTGGACTGGCAGCCGTCATTTTCTTTATTGGCAACGTGGTCTTCGTCATCTGGGGCACAGCCAAGGCACAGCCCTGGGATGCGGACGACTATCTGAAGCCCAAGGATGCCGAGTCTGCGGCCAGCGagaagaagaaggagaagaCACCACCGGCGGAGATAGCACCACCCATTGATCCGGTGCTGGAGCAGCAAATCACCTGGCCGGAGAGGTACACGGCACGGGTTATGGAGTGA